GCGCGCCGAACACCCTCTCTGCGATGGCACACACGCCGCAAAAAGTGCGAAAGTCGAGTGTGCTTGGCTGCTTCCACTTGTCATCAGGCAGGCCCAGCAACTCGGACAACAACTTGAGGTCCTCGCTCGAGATCTCACGGCCCATTACTTCAGTCAGAATGGTCGGCAAAACCTGCAACAATTGGAAGGGGTGTTTTACTCTCCTCTCAGTCTTATAGGAGTTTAGTAGTAGGAATAAATCCATTTGGAATTCAAAAAcagaaattatataaatttatttacattttcttatattaaaaataccaaggccttcaaaaaatttattacagatATGTACGCATAAAAATACCAAGTTTTTGCTCAACCTTCATTTTGATCGACCTGGCTTCGTTTTCCATCCCGCTGTCCTCGCGATGTTTGTTGAATATTTCGTTGTACAAAAGCTTTCGACTGCGAGAAATTTGGATCAGTTGCTGCGCGTACTGAAGTGGAGTCATCCctaaaatttcgatttttttttcactttcaagGTTGAGCGATAATTTATGAATTCGTACGGTTTAGTTTTCTGCTGTCCATGGGCAACTCAAATCTGGCACTTTTTCTCGAAAATGACCGTGGCACCGAGAGCCACAAATCGTTCTGCTGAAACGTATTTTCGGTGCCCTCGGGGGAAATCAGCTTTGGTGCGCGCATCGCTTCTGTCAGAGCGACTTTCCGCTGAAACAATATTGTTACAAGATATTTTAACGCGccataaaaaaaaactaaatgaaaccaacaaagaaaaaatagaaactttttgtttgtttaagaaaaatatgtgtacaatttttatacttaaaaaacgccgagtattttttttgtaaaggaCTTAATtaagttgcattttttatagtGTCTGGgaacaatgaaattaaaaagaggcgAAATATTAATTCACCTTAAAGTCGAACTCAGCTTCAACCTTATGCCAATCGAGCTGTCTTTGCAGCTGGCGAATTACGTCGTCGCTGAGAAATGAAGAAAAGGTTTTCTCTTCATGCCCCCGAGGCCTTAgctcgtcgccgccgcccgcCCCTAACACATCCTCGGCTACCACCAGTGCTCCCTGTGCGGAATCCGATGATGCAATCTGCTAGAATCACAGATAAAAACAACTCCAGAAATACTTTGTGTACTttataatgttaaattgttttattttgcaaatgaaatattttaacatatcacaactgttttaatttaaaaaattaaaattattaaaaactaaatgttGTAAGGAAACTGAGCTATGTggagataataaataataatgagaatTTGAAaacgaataataaaaaaatcaatctttaTCATATGATCTATTGTTCAAGAGttaaatatttcgaaaaatctctaaagagaaaatttttattgttaaaaaattttccaaacttaATTGTTTATCTAAAATAACTGGCAATAAAATATGTTGCTTCTACAAATATGGCAGAAATAAAGTATTTTCTGTTGAATTGTACCCCTTGCTGCTCTTCACCGTCTGCCATGGAAATCTGCGTCTCGGCCGGCTCCTCGAGGTGCTGAAAATCCTTGGACGGACTCTGCCCCCGGGACTTTTTGCGTCCCCGCCGCCGTACCCCACGCCTCCGAGGGGTGGCTTCCCCACCCAGGTTCAGGTCTTCTTCGGTCATCACCACCACCTCGGGGGCAACGGGCAAGtgcgcggccgcggcggccccGCCTTCGGGCTGTTTCTCGGCCAGATGCTTAGGCGCGGGCGGAgggggccgcggccgccgggCCTGCTGCGGAGAGGGCCGCTGACGCTGCGATGGTGGCGAAAAGAAGCGACGCGAGGCCGTGGTGGACGCTTTCTCGTGGCTCGGCGGAGGCAGCAGCGGCACTGGCGTCACCATTTCCCGCCAGCTTAGCGTCTCTTGACTATGACTCCGTCTGATTCGATGAAagttgacaaaaattaattatatacgGAAACAGTTTTGCCGAAATGTTTTAATAGTACTATAATAAAGGACTACCATCTAATTTCTGTGTGCTCCTTGTAATTGGCTAATAGCGActaatatcaaataaatcagtgtttttaaaaaaatttctgattaattaattcaaaacctGATTAAGTTTGCATatagttacaatttttaagtggCGATAtacttgcaaattttaaatacatgaAAGCGAGAAGTTTAATttgtctcatttttaaatgaaataaatttaaaaaatatataatttgaacGTTATATTGTCAGGAAACTGTGGATGACGACGTATAAGAATGTTTTGCTATCTTACATTTTGTTCTAGTTTCAAGATATAGCACGATCAAATAAATGGAACAGAGTTTGGTGCAGTTTCTTTTTACGCCGCTTTCAAAACGAAAATCGCTCTTCAAACATCAATCAAATTGTAGGCTATATTTGTGCTGTATTGGCCCCTTAAATCTTTTTCCTTATGCAACAAGCACATCATGCATGCTGTGCTGGTgtgcattaaaaatgatacACACGCACTTATTTTCAAgcataaataattgcaaaccTCAAATCAAGAACAATCTGCGTTTTGTTCTCCTTTCCACTGGACAAGCGGGCAGTGACCGACCTCTTATTCGACGAATTTTTAATCGTCTCCAGACTTGCAAGTGTTGGCGCCGGAGAAGGAGGTCTGGAATTTAAACACATTTCAACTGTCAGTATATTTAATGTAACCAAAGCCCAAATAACCTTGAATCTGTCTCCGTATACTTTCGGAAAAGCTCTTCCGGCACCCAGTCATCCGTCATTGCTGGTGCGTTCATGAAAGAATGACGAGCGTGCTTCGCTCCTGTGAATTGAACGCCTGTCTCCTGATCTCCATCCTCTGCTGCCTGTTATATGGGGGAAAATTCGACCAAAATGACTAATAAGGTGTATTCGTTGAGATGATTAGGGCTGGTTTTTGTTTTACTGGTTTTactgaaaatatgaaaacttgTATGGAGAAAGTTTAGATTGCAATGTAGCCGTGTTTTCGGATACACAagattggattttaaaatcatatcatttttgtttttaaaacttcgtgttttttaaatttttaaaaattttatgaattactaaattttacctaagatttaaaataaattaattgaacttgtgaaaagttttttacgatataaaataaataccattGACCTTTCACTATGTCGTCGTGGCATTTACAAAATAGAAAACTATAAAGTAAAAGCGTGTATTacaattcctatttttaatttctagaaatgcaaaattttgcgATGGAACCTGTTTACAATATTATGGTAACTCCCAGAGTTCTTATATTATGACTGTTTTGCAAActttgcaaagaaaatgcaTACCCATTGCGAGTTTCTTGCTCGTCGGAATCCACTCCTAGCCTCCAAATCGGCAGGATGGTTGCACAGAACGGAGCACCTGTAGGGGAACGGGTTGAAAATACCGGCGAAGGGTCGTTGGATGACGGGCGCCGGTCCGGTCGTCAAGTACCAGCCCGTCGCCATCCGAATCCTATCCCGCGCACGCTGCAAGGAAAGCAGTTATAATAATCTCAgaaatgtgtatttatttttcacaggGAAAGGAATTTACAACGTGGCGGTGGTACAAAGGAATCCGGACAGCCGCCAGCAAGCCTGTTCTACTCGAGGGCTCCATTGTGGGGGCACTGCTGGGTCGAGTGCTGTGTCGTCGCCCGGGGCAACCACTCGCGCTTACTATAACGACATGAATGTGAGCTTGCAACGCTCTGACGCAATTGTTAGCTTTTTAAAGAGGGTTATAATAGATGCtgcgtaattaaaaaaaactcttatactaacaaggaaactctttaaAGAAAGTGAAGCTTGACGAGTTGTGAATACACTGCATTTATTCAccgtttaatgaattttttaccataaGCAAAAGTCAAATAAGGCGTCAAAGGAGAAATTTTAACGggtattgttttaaaattgaaatcttaAGCCAATTTTACTCGCAATGGTGACTTTTTTGACAGGTTGACTATTTGACGTCaatattcgattttattttaagaaaaatccaTAAACAACGTAGATTTTGGCCaggaaaatcacaaataacTGCGATCATTGCTGaaacaccaaaaattaatttagtttgacCTGTCAAGttgtatgaaaataaatcaaattttcttaatcCTGAAACAGcaacaaaatgtaattttagtCTAAACATTTCTGGAAACAGCTCGGCAAGcgagattattatttaaaatgtaggacttttttcctcaaatatattattgtaaaattcattcataaatccttaaattaaaaaaactaaaaattgtgcttaatattttcagtttttattttccctgtTTAATGCTGAGCCATACAAtaaatcatcatcatcaacgtCACTGTCATCATATCGACATTCACCAGACTACACACACTTCTTATGAGGATTCATCTTGGTTCCTAAGCGGCAACGCCACGCCTTGACGAACTCGTCGAAATTTGCCATCGGCAAATTCACTCTAAACCGAAAAGGGCTGTGtacttcattaaaaatggtgTATTCCGTGAATTACTTTGTTTCACTCGAGCACATAAGCTAAAATGatatatatcaaataaaatttgtgcaatctagaaaattaaaaaaaaaaacggaaaaaactGACTGCAGTATCTTTTTGCTTTATATGTATCATTAAAAATCTG
The nucleotide sequence above comes from Cloeon dipterum chromosome X, ieCloDipt1.1, whole genome shotgun sequence. Encoded proteins:
- the LOC135947414 gene encoding uncharacterized protein LOC135947414, giving the protein MEPSSRTGLLAAVRIPLYHRHVRARDRIRMATGWYLTTGPAPVIQRPFAGIFNPFPYRCSVLCNHPADLEARSGFRRARNSQWAAEDGDQETGVQFTGAKHARHSFMNAPAMTDDWVPEELFRKYTETDSRPPSPAPTLASLETIKNSSNKRSVTARLSSGKENKTQIVLDLRRSHSQETLSWREMVTPVPLLPPPSHEKASTTASRRFFSPPSQRQRPSPQQARRPRPPPPAPKHLAEKQPEGGAAAAAHLPVAPEVVVMTEEDLNLGGEATPRRRGVRRRGRKKSRGQSPSKDFQHLEEPAETQISMADGEEQQGIASSDSAQGALVVAEDVLGAGGGDELRPRGHEEKTFSSFLSDDVIRQLQRQLDWHKVEAEFDFKRKVALTEAMRAPKLISPEGTENTFQQNDLWLSVPRSFSRKSARFELPMDSRKLNRMTPLQYAQQLIQISRSRKLLYNEIFNKHREDSGMENEARSIKMKVLPTILTEVMGREISSEDLKLLSELLGLPDDKWKQPSTLDFRTFCGVCAIAERVFGARWGLLETEHKDPKHLVESADFSRLQDQLNGMTDPESQMPRLLLVISN